In one Camelus dromedarius isolate mCamDro1 chromosome 31, mCamDro1.pat, whole genome shotgun sequence genomic region, the following are encoded:
- the TPST2 gene encoding protein-tyrosine sulfotransferase 2: MRLSVRRALLAAGFALALVLAVQLGQQVLECRAVLGGPLGPRRTMQPEQEDLVMVGMDHVEYRYSKAMPLIFVGGVPRSGTTLMRAMLDAHPEVRCGEETRIIPRVLAMRQAWSKSGREKLRLDEAGVTDEVLDAAMQAFILEVIAKHGEPARVLCNKDPFTLKSSVYLSRLFPNSKFLLMVRDGRASVHSMITRKVTIAGFDLSSYRDCLTKWNKAIEVMYAQCMEVGKDKCLPVYYEQLVLHPRRSLKLILDFLGIAWSDAVLHHEDLIGKPGGVSLSKIERSTDQVIKPVNLEALSKWTGHIPRDVMRDMAQIAPMLARLGYDPYANPPNYGNPDPIVVNNTHRVLKGDYKTPANLKGYFQVNQNSTSSHLGNS; the protein is encoded by the exons ATGCGCCTGTCGGTGCGGAGGGCGCTGCTGGCAGCTGGCTTCGCCCTGGCCCTGGTGCTGGCGGTCCAGCTGGGGCAGCAGGTGCTGGAGTGCCGGGCGGTGCTGGGGGGCCCGCTGGGCCCCCGACGGACCATGCAGCCGGAGCAGGAGGACCTGGTGATGGTGGGCATGGACCACGTGGAGTACCGCTACAGCAAGGCCATGCCGCTTATCTTCGTGGGGGGCGTGCCCCGGAGCGGCACCACGCTGATGCGCGCCATGCTGGACGCCCACCCCGAGGTGCGCTGCGGCGAGGAGACCCGCATCATTCCCCGCGTGCTGGCCATGCGCCAGGCCTGGTCCAAGTCCGGCCGGGAGAAGCTGCGGCTGGACGAGGCGGGCGTGACGGACGAGGTGCTGGACGCCGCCATGCAGGCCTTCATCCTGGAGGTGATCGCCAAGCACGGTGAGCCGGCCCGCGTCCTCTGCAACAAGGACCCCTTCACGCTCAAGTCATCCGTCTACTTGTCGCGCCTGTTCCCCAACTCCAAGTTCCTGCTGATGGTGCGGGACGGCCGGGCCTCCGTGCACTCCATGATCACCCGCAAGGTCACCATCGCCGGCTTCGACCTCAGCAGCTACCGCGACTGCCTCACCAAGTGGAACAAGGCCATCGAGGTGATGTACGCCCAGTGCATGGAGGTGGGCAAGGACAAGTGCCTGCCCGTGTACTACGAGCAGCTGGTGCTGCACCCCCGGCGCTCCCTCAAGCTCATCCTCGACTTCCTCGGCATCGCCTGGAGCGATGCCGTCCTGCACCACGAGGACCTCATCGGCAAGCCCGGGGGCGTCTCCCTGTCCAA GATTGAGCGATCCACAGACCAGGTCATCAAACCCGTGAACCTGGAAGCTCTCTCCAAGTGGACCGGCCACATCCCCAGGGATGTGATGAGGGACATGGCCCAGATCGCCCCCATGCTGGCTCGGCTCGGCTACGACCCCTATGCAAACCCACCCAACTACGGCAATCCTGACCCCATTGTCGTCAACAACACACACCGG GTCTTGAAAGGGGACTATAAAACACCAGCCAATCTGAAGGGATATTTTCAG GTGAACCAGAACAGTACCTCCTCCCACTTAGGAAACTCATGA